From a single Streptomyces sp. NBC_00377 genomic region:
- a CDS encoding class I SAM-dependent methyltransferase, which yields MAHHPHEPHADQHTEGHGHDHGPAADGHKHGHGDGTAIDWAEMAPHLEAQAELFTPLYERALSWLGKEVTEPGLIVDVGSGPGVVSCLFAETFPGARVMAVDGSAPLLERARQRADRLGYGDRFGTLAGELPAALGELDYPADLMWAGRSLHHLGDQRAALAAFAERLAPGGTLAIMEGGLPTRFLPRDLGFGRPGLEARLDALQEEWFARMRADLPGSVDESENWAALLDAAGLKHTRTRSFLLDLPAPASERARAYITASLARLRDVYGDSLDPDDRAVVDRLLDPKDEAGVHRRADVFVLAAHTVHTAVKPVR from the coding sequence ATGGCGCACCACCCGCACGAGCCCCACGCCGACCAGCACACCGAGGGCCACGGTCATGATCACGGCCCGGCTGCCGACGGCCATAAGCACGGCCACGGCGACGGCACGGCCATCGACTGGGCCGAGATGGCCCCGCACCTCGAAGCGCAGGCGGAACTGTTCACGCCCCTGTACGAGCGGGCCCTGTCCTGGCTCGGGAAGGAGGTGACCGAGCCCGGCCTGATCGTGGACGTGGGCAGCGGCCCCGGGGTCGTCTCCTGCCTGTTCGCCGAGACGTTCCCCGGTGCGCGGGTCATGGCGGTCGACGGCTCCGCGCCGTTGCTGGAGCGGGCGCGGCAGCGCGCCGACCGGCTCGGGTACGGCGACCGCTTCGGCACGCTGGCCGGAGAACTCCCGGCGGCGCTGGGCGAGCTGGACTACCCGGCCGACCTGATGTGGGCCGGCCGCAGTCTGCACCACCTGGGCGACCAGCGCGCCGCCCTGGCCGCCTTCGCCGAGCGGCTCGCGCCGGGCGGGACGCTGGCGATCATGGAAGGCGGTCTGCCGACCCGGTTCCTGCCGCGGGACCTCGGCTTCGGCCGGCCCGGCCTCGAGGCACGGCTCGACGCGTTGCAGGAGGAGTGGTTCGCGCGGATGAGGGCAGATCTGCCCGGCTCCGTCGACGAGTCCGAGAACTGGGCGGCACTGCTCGACGCGGCCGGCCTGAAGCACACCCGTACCCGCAGCTTCCTGCTCGACCTGCCCGCGCCCGCCTCCGAACGGGCCCGCGCCTACATCACCGCGTCCCTGGCCCGGCTGCGGGACGTCTACGGCGACTCCCTCGACCCCGACGACCGAGCCGTGGTGGACCGGCTGCTCGACCCGAAGGACGAGGCGGGCGTGCATCGCAGGGCGGACGTGTTCGTGCTCGCGGCCCACACCGTGCACACGGCGGTCAAGCCCGTCCGCTAG
- a CDS encoding cellulase family glycosylhydrolase translates to MRHPPRSVLSAFAGTVALVAGALLPVVTAQGATPACTVEYSVTGRWDAGFQSAVKITNNATPVSSWKLTFDFANGQKVTQGWSAKWSQSGTTVTAANESWNGSLGTGASVSAGFIASASGANAVPTTFKLNGTTCNADTQPTPTPTPTAPPTTDPPGTGDGPPALHVSGNKLLDTGGKTRRLLGVNRSGGEFMCVQGRGIWDGPVDDAAVQAIADWNVDTVRIPLNEECWLGLSNINSAYGGANYVNAVKDLVARVEAHGMTPIVELHWTYGQYTGNSAGCPDVHASCQKPMPDMQYTPSFWTSVANAFKNDQAVVFDLFNEPYPDRATSTTTQAWQCWRDGGTCPGIGYEVAGMQDLVDSVRATGARNVVLAGGLAYSNDLSQWLTYKPADPTGNLAAAYHVYNFNSCANESCWNSTLAPVAAQVPLVAGEIGENTCSHGFVDQVMKWFDDRGLSYLGWTWNTWDCSTGPSLISAYDGTPTAYGTGLRDHLRALHGQAPTRPDDRS, encoded by the coding sequence ATGCGACACCCCCCGCGTTCAGTACTCTCAGCCTTCGCCGGCACGGTCGCCCTCGTCGCGGGCGCCCTGCTGCCGGTCGTCACGGCTCAGGGAGCCACGCCCGCGTGCACGGTGGAGTACTCGGTCACCGGCCGGTGGGACGCCGGCTTCCAGAGCGCCGTGAAGATCACCAACAACGCAACCCCCGTGAGCAGTTGGAAACTGACCTTCGATTTCGCGAACGGCCAGAAGGTCACCCAGGGGTGGAGCGCCAAGTGGTCCCAGTCCGGAACCACCGTCACCGCGGCGAACGAGAGCTGGAACGGCTCCCTCGGCACGGGCGCGAGCGTCAGCGCGGGCTTCATCGCCTCCGCGTCGGGGGCGAACGCCGTACCGACCACGTTCAAGCTCAACGGAACGACCTGCAACGCCGACACCCAACCCACCCCCACCCCCACCCCGACCGCGCCACCCACGACGGACCCGCCCGGCACCGGTGACGGGCCACCCGCACTGCACGTCTCGGGCAACAAGCTGCTGGACACCGGCGGAAAGACCCGCCGTCTGCTCGGCGTGAACCGCTCCGGCGGCGAGTTCATGTGCGTGCAGGGGCGCGGCATCTGGGACGGTCCCGTCGACGACGCCGCCGTCCAGGCGATCGCCGACTGGAACGTCGACACCGTCCGCATCCCGCTCAACGAGGAGTGCTGGCTCGGCCTGTCGAACATCAACTCCGCGTACGGCGGCGCCAACTACGTCAACGCCGTCAAGGACCTGGTGGCCCGCGTCGAAGCACACGGCATGACGCCGATCGTCGAACTGCACTGGACGTACGGGCAGTACACCGGCAACTCGGCCGGATGCCCGGACGTGCACGCCAGTTGCCAGAAGCCGATGCCCGACATGCAGTACACCCCGTCGTTCTGGACCTCGGTGGCCAACGCCTTCAAGAACGACCAGGCCGTCGTGTTCGACCTGTTCAACGAGCCCTACCCGGACCGTGCCACCTCCACCACCACCCAGGCGTGGCAGTGCTGGCGGGACGGCGGTACCTGCCCCGGCATCGGGTACGAGGTCGCCGGTATGCAGGATCTCGTCGACTCAGTCCGGGCGACCGGCGCCAGGAACGTGGTCCTGGCCGGCGGACTCGCGTACTCCAACGACCTGAGCCAGTGGCTGACGTACAAGCCCGCCGACCCGACCGGCAATCTCGCCGCCGCCTACCACGTCTACAACTTCAACAGCTGCGCGAACGAGAGCTGCTGGAACTCCACCCTGGCACCGGTCGCGGCCCAGGTGCCGCTCGTGGCCGGGGAGATCGGGGAGAACACCTGCTCGCACGGCTTCGTCGACCAGGTCATGAAGTGGTTCGACGACCGCGGCCTGTCGTACCTGGGCTGGACCTGGAACACCTGGGACTGCTCCACCGGCCCGTCCCTGATCTCCGCCTACGACGGGACGCCCACCGCGTACGGCACCGGCCTGCGCGACCACCTGCGCGCACTCCACGGACAGGCGCCAACCCGACCGGACGACCGGTCCTGA
- a CDS encoding glycoside hydrolase family 6 protein, translating into MSRSRTAVLAALALVAGASGTALAVVPGDPGIAAIPCSVDYKVQNDWGTGFTTAVTVTNNSTAKSSWSVKWSYAGTQKVTNAWNAKVTQSGMAVTAANESYNGTLATGGSVSFGFQGTYTGTNAIPTAFTLDGVTCNVDSGTGGPTDPGTPTDPGTPSAKVDNPYAGAKVYVNPEWSAKAAAETGGSRISNQPTGVWLDRIAAINGANGGMGLRAHLDAALAQKGSGEEVVQLVVYDLPGRDCSALASNGELGPTEIDKYKTQFIDPIATILADSKYAGLRIVTTIEIDSLPNLVTNTGSRATATPACDTMLANGNYVKGVGYALHKLGAIPNVYNYIDAGHHGWLGWDDNFAPSATLFKQAATAEGATVNDVHGFITNTANYSALKENNFTINDSVAGKSVRESKWVDWNRYVDELSYAQAFRTQLVSVGFNSGIGMLIDTSRNGWGGTARPTGPGATTSVDTYVNGGRYDRRIHIGNWCNQSGAGLGERPRTAPATGIDAYVWMKPPGESDGSSSAISNDEGKGFDRMCDPTYTGNPRNGNSMSGALPNAPLSGHWFSAQFQQLMQNAYPPL; encoded by the coding sequence ATGAGCCGTAGCAGAACAGCGGTACTCGCCGCGCTGGCGCTGGTGGCCGGCGCCTCCGGGACGGCGCTCGCCGTCGTCCCCGGAGATCCGGGCATCGCCGCCATCCCGTGCAGCGTCGACTACAAGGTGCAGAACGACTGGGGCACCGGCTTCACCACCGCCGTCACCGTGACCAACAATTCGACCGCCAAGTCGAGTTGGTCGGTCAAGTGGTCCTACGCCGGAACCCAGAAGGTGACCAACGCGTGGAACGCGAAGGTCACCCAGTCCGGCATGGCCGTCACCGCCGCCAACGAGAGCTACAACGGGACGCTGGCGACCGGCGGTTCGGTCAGCTTCGGATTCCAGGGCACCTACACCGGCACCAACGCGATCCCGACCGCGTTCACCCTCGACGGCGTGACCTGCAACGTCGACAGCGGGACCGGCGGGCCCACCGACCCCGGCACCCCGACCGACCCCGGAACCCCCTCCGCCAAGGTCGACAACCCCTACGCCGGCGCCAAGGTGTACGTGAACCCCGAATGGTCGGCGAAGGCCGCCGCCGAGACGGGCGGCAGCCGTATCTCCAACCAGCCCACCGGTGTCTGGCTCGACCGCATCGCCGCCATCAACGGTGCGAACGGCGGGATGGGACTGCGCGCCCACCTGGACGCGGCGCTCGCCCAGAAGGGCAGCGGCGAGGAAGTTGTCCAGCTGGTCGTCTACGACCTTCCCGGACGGGACTGCTCGGCTCTGGCCTCCAACGGCGAGCTCGGCCCGACGGAGATCGACAAGTACAAGACGCAGTTCATCGACCCGATCGCGACGATCCTCGCCGACAGCAAGTACGCCGGCCTGCGGATCGTCACCACCATCGAGATCGACTCGCTGCCCAACCTGGTCACCAACACCGGCAGCCGGGCCACCGCCACACCGGCCTGCGACACGATGCTCGCCAACGGCAACTACGTGAAGGGCGTCGGGTACGCGCTGCACAAGCTCGGCGCGATCCCCAACGTCTACAACTACATCGACGCCGGTCACCACGGCTGGCTCGGCTGGGACGACAACTTCGCCCCGTCGGCGACCCTGTTCAAGCAGGCCGCCACGGCCGAGGGCGCCACGGTCAACGACGTCCACGGGTTCATCACCAACACGGCCAACTACAGCGCCCTGAAGGAGAACAACTTCACCATCAACGACTCCGTGGCCGGCAAGTCGGTCCGCGAGTCGAAGTGGGTCGACTGGAACCGGTACGTCGACGAGCTGTCGTACGCCCAGGCGTTCCGCACCCAGCTCGTCTCGGTCGGCTTCAACTCCGGAATCGGCATGCTGATCGACACCTCCCGCAACGGCTGGGGCGGCACCGCCCGGCCCACCGGCCCGGGAGCCACGACCAGCGTGGACACCTATGTCAACGGCGGCCGCTACGACCGCCGTATCCACATCGGCAACTGGTGCAACCAGTCCGGCGCCGGCCTCGGCGAGCGGCCGAGGACCGCCCCGGCGACCGGGATCGACGCCTACGTCTGGATGAAGCCGCCGGGGGAGTCCGACGGCTCGAGCTCCGCCATCTCCAACGACGAGGGCAAGGGCTTCGACCGCATGTGCGACCCGACGTACACGGGCAACCCGCGCAACGGCAACAGCATGTCGGGCGCCCTGCCCAACGCGCCGCTGTCCGGGCACTGGTTCTCGGCCCAGTTCCAGCAACTGATGCAGAACGCCTACCCGCCGCTGTAG
- a CDS encoding AMP-dependent synthetase/ligase, giving the protein MREFTNPPLASAPPVGGLADVVFTHAQEDPQYVALGRKDEAGEWRDVTTGEFRDEVLALAKGLLAQGIRFGDRVAIMSRTRYEWTLFDFALWTIGAQVVPVYPTSSAEQCFWMLYDAECTAAVVEHEDHSMTIATVIDRLPRLRQLWQLDSGCVQELYDAGASIEDDVVHRHREAVTPDSTATIIYTSGTTGRPKGCVISHGNFMFEADTVIERWEPVFHSRKGDEAATLLFLPLAHVFGRMVQIAAIRGRVRFGHQPQLHAAALLPDLAAFRPTFFLAVPYIFEKVFNAARRRAEREGRAGPFEKAVDVAVNYAEAVEAKAWDIGPGPSAGLRMQHQLFDKLVYSKVRAAMGGRVRHAMSGGSAMDRRLGLFFAGAGVQIYEGYGLTETTAAATANPPGRTRYGTVGQAIPGMTVHIADDNEIWLRGDNVFQGYLNNPKATDESLHEGWLATGDLGSLDEDGYLTITGRKKEILVTSGGKSVSPGLLEERVRDHPLVNQCIVVGNDRPFIAALVTLDQEAVEHWLQMRGKPQMPPVELVSDPDLEAEVRRSVVAANTLVSKAESIRTFRILAQPFTEEHGLLTPSLKLKRKAIETAYANEVDALYRS; this is encoded by the coding sequence TTGCGTGAGTTCACCAACCCTCCGTTGGCGTCGGCACCGCCGGTGGGCGGTCTGGCCGACGTCGTGTTCACGCACGCCCAGGAGGACCCGCAGTACGTCGCTCTCGGACGCAAGGACGAGGCGGGCGAGTGGCGGGACGTGACCACCGGCGAGTTCCGCGACGAGGTCCTCGCCCTGGCCAAGGGGCTCCTCGCGCAGGGCATCCGCTTCGGCGACCGCGTGGCGATCATGTCCCGCACCCGCTACGAGTGGACGCTGTTCGACTTCGCCCTGTGGACCATCGGCGCCCAGGTGGTGCCGGTCTACCCGACCTCGTCGGCCGAGCAGTGTTTCTGGATGCTGTACGACGCCGAGTGCACGGCCGCGGTCGTCGAGCACGAGGACCACTCGATGACCATCGCCACCGTCATCGACCGCCTCCCCCGGCTGCGGCAGCTGTGGCAGCTGGACTCGGGGTGCGTGCAGGAGCTGTACGACGCCGGCGCCTCCATCGAGGACGACGTGGTGCACCGCCATCGGGAAGCGGTCACCCCCGACTCGACCGCGACGATCATCTACACGTCCGGCACGACGGGCCGCCCCAAGGGCTGTGTCATCTCCCACGGCAACTTCATGTTCGAGGCGGACACGGTCATCGAGCGCTGGGAGCCGGTGTTCCACTCCCGGAAGGGCGACGAGGCGGCGACCCTGCTGTTCCTGCCGCTCGCGCACGTCTTCGGGCGGATGGTGCAGATCGCCGCGATCCGCGGCAGGGTCCGCTTCGGCCACCAGCCGCAGCTGCACGCGGCCGCCCTGCTCCCCGACCTGGCCGCTTTCCGGCCCACGTTCTTCCTGGCCGTGCCGTACATCTTCGAGAAGGTCTTCAACGCGGCCCGCCGCAGGGCGGAGCGCGAAGGCCGGGCAGGGCCGTTCGAGAAGGCCGTCGACGTGGCCGTGAACTACGCCGAGGCGGTCGAGGCGAAGGCCTGGGACATCGGACCGGGCCCCTCGGCGGGTCTGCGAATGCAGCACCAGCTGTTCGACAAGCTCGTCTACTCCAAGGTCCGGGCGGCGATGGGCGGCCGGGTGCGGCACGCCATGTCCGGCGGTTCGGCCATGGACCGCAGGCTCGGCCTGTTCTTCGCCGGCGCCGGCGTACAGATCTACGAGGGCTACGGCCTGACCGAGACGACGGCCGCCGCGACCGCCAACCCGCCCGGGCGCACCAGATACGGCACGGTCGGCCAGGCCATCCCCGGCATGACCGTGCACATCGCGGACGACAACGAGATCTGGCTGCGCGGCGACAACGTGTTCCAGGGCTATCTCAACAACCCCAAGGCCACCGACGAGAGCCTGCACGAAGGCTGGCTGGCCACCGGTGACCTGGGATCGCTCGACGAGGACGGCTACCTCACCATCACCGGCCGCAAGAAGGAGATCCTCGTCACCTCCGGCGGCAAGAGCGTCTCGCCCGGGCTGCTGGAGGAGCGGGTGCGTGACCATCCGCTGGTCAACCAGTGCATCGTCGTCGGCAACGACCGGCCGTTCATCGCCGCCCTCGTCACCCTCGACCAGGAAGCCGTCGAGCACTGGCTGCAGATGCGCGGCAAACCGCAGATGCCGCCGGTCGAGCTGGTCAGCGACCCGGATCTGGAGGCGGAGGTGCGCCGGTCCGTCGTGGCGGCCAACACGCTGGTCTCGAAGGCCGAGTCGATCCGTACCTTCCGTATCCTCGCCCAGCCCTTCACCGAGGAGCACGGACTGCTGACCCCGTCACTGAAGCTGAAGCGCAAGGCCATCGAGACCGCCTACGCGAACGAGGTCGACGCGCTGTACCGCTCGTGA
- a CDS encoding SDR family oxidoreductase: MANTPGASHSPAAESPVALITGGGSGIGAAVARQLLDAGYRVTVTGRGEERLRAFAAGLGEPKELLTVVGNAADYDGVRSAVDRTLEAYGRLDTVVANAGTATHDSVAEGDPAGWTDMVLTNVLGPALLVRASIDALKETRGRIVLVGSVAGFVPTPGNLYGATKWAVTGLAENTRRQVTEWGVGVTLIAPGRVETPFWDSYGSLPPGHLLTADQIADSVVWAIRQPAGVDVNTVVVRPVGQPN, translated from the coding sequence ATGGCCAACACACCGGGCGCTTCGCATTCTCCGGCCGCGGAATCTCCGGTCGCACTGATCACCGGAGGCGGCAGCGGCATCGGCGCGGCCGTCGCGCGGCAGCTGCTGGACGCCGGGTACCGGGTGACCGTCACCGGACGCGGGGAGGAGCGGCTGCGCGCCTTCGCCGCGGGACTCGGCGAGCCGAAGGAGCTGCTGACGGTGGTGGGGAACGCCGCCGACTACGACGGCGTACGGTCCGCGGTCGACCGTACGCTCGAGGCATATGGCCGGCTGGACACGGTCGTCGCCAATGCGGGGACCGCCACCCACGACTCGGTCGCCGAGGGCGACCCGGCCGGGTGGACCGACATGGTGCTGACCAACGTGCTCGGCCCCGCGCTCCTCGTCCGGGCGTCGATCGACGCGCTGAAGGAGACCCGCGGGCGGATCGTCCTGGTCGGCAGCGTCGCGGGCTTCGTGCCCACGCCGGGCAATCTCTACGGGGCGACGAAGTGGGCGGTGACCGGCCTCGCCGAGAACACCCGCCGCCAGGTCACCGAGTGGGGTGTCGGCGTGACGCTGATCGCGCCCGGCCGGGTCGAGACCCCGTTCTGGGACAGCTACGGCAGCCTGCCGCCCGGGCACCTGCTGACCGCCGACCAGATCGCCGACTCCGTCGTGTGGGCCATCCGGCAACCCGCGGGAGTCGACGTCAACACGGTCGTCGTGCGGCCGGTCGGGCAGCCCAACTGA
- a CDS encoding aldo/keto reductase: MSSKVPPIILNNGVEMPQLGFGVWQVPDDEAEQAVSTALEAGYRSIDTAAIYGNEEGTGKAITSSGVPRKDIFVTTKLWNSDQGYDSTLRAFDTSLEKLGLDYLDLYLIHWPLPTRGTYVDTYRAFEKLLADGRVRAIGVSNFLPEHLERLIGETSVVPAVNQIELHPHLQQQASREIHTDRGIATEAWSPLGQGKGLLEVPAIVAIARKHDRTPAQVVLRWHLQLGNVVIPKSVTPSRIKENIDVFDFSLDTEDLAAISALDEDRRIGPDPATFDVG; encoded by the coding sequence GTGAGCAGCAAGGTCCCCCCGATCATCCTCAACAACGGCGTCGAGATGCCCCAGCTGGGCTTCGGTGTCTGGCAGGTGCCGGACGACGAGGCGGAGCAGGCCGTCTCCACCGCGCTGGAGGCCGGGTACCGCAGCATCGACACAGCGGCGATCTACGGCAACGAGGAGGGCACCGGCAAGGCCATCACCTCCTCCGGCGTGCCCCGCAAGGACATCTTCGTCACCACCAAGCTCTGGAACAGCGACCAGGGGTACGACTCGACGCTCCGCGCGTTCGACACCTCGCTGGAGAAGCTCGGTCTGGACTACCTGGACCTGTACCTCATCCACTGGCCGCTGCCGACCCGCGGCACCTATGTGGACACATACAGGGCGTTCGAGAAGCTCCTCGCGGACGGCCGGGTACGCGCCATCGGCGTGTCCAACTTCCTGCCGGAGCATCTGGAGCGCCTGATCGGCGAGACGTCGGTCGTCCCGGCCGTCAACCAGATCGAGCTGCACCCGCACCTCCAGCAGCAGGCCTCGCGCGAGATCCACACGGACCGGGGCATCGCCACGGAGGCCTGGTCCCCGCTGGGCCAGGGCAAGGGCCTGCTCGAGGTCCCGGCGATCGTGGCCATCGCCCGCAAGCACGACCGCACCCCGGCCCAGGTCGTGCTGCGCTGGCACCTCCAGCTCGGCAACGTCGTGATCCCGAAGTCCGTGACGCCGTCGCGGATCAAGGAGAACATCGACGTGTTCGACTTCAGCCTGGACACCGAGGACCTGGCTGCCATCAGCGCCCTCGACGAGGACCGGCGTATCGGTCCGGACCCGGCGACGTTCGACGTCGGCTGA